One Pristiophorus japonicus isolate sPriJap1 chromosome X, sPriJap1.hap1, whole genome shotgun sequence genomic region harbors:
- the LOC139240847 gene encoding keratin, type II cytoskeletal 8-like, which yields MQSSRTKTIISSSSGGWGGSGSTRSAGISGSFTPGRRAYSMVQSPGTRMSISQGHSSIRGFGSSIGSGRVFGSGRASGRAFGGSIGGGLIQAVSQLDLSTPFPQNDTSLQQVRANERQQMMGLNNQFASFIDKVVFLEQRNKELEIKLKLMKEQGTYKSNIDSMFQAYIDNLKRQLDTLGQEKLKFEADLLQMQGLVEDFKGKYEDEINRRTEMENEFVLVKKDVDDSYMNKVELEAKLESLTDEIDFLRSIFIEEINELQAQIQNTSVSVQLACRPALDVNSIVSEAKAQYQALAARSREEALQWKANKMQELSNSSGQYGDDLRSLKLEITELNNRIRSLTTEIDRLKQERLKLEAAIGEAEERGEMSLKDAKLRIQELEAAIVKASQELAIQVRQYQELMTVKLALDLEISTYGTLLQGEEQRMITGVKTLNIQQVQGQGQFQQFNDTSKALTGFGLETSMIGHQQSGGSIGMGGNKSVIVKSVQMSSSGYTA from the exons ATGCAAAGCAGCAGGACGAAAACCATTATCTCCAGTTCCAGCGGTGGATGGGGCGGGAGCGGGAGCACGAGATCCGCCGGCATAAGCGGCTCATTTACCCCAGGGAGACGCGCATACAGTATGGTCCAATCTCCCGGGACGAGAATGTCAATCTCTCAGGGCCACAGTAGCATCAGAGGTTTCGGTAGCAGTATCGGTAGCGGTCGCGTTTTCGGTAGCGGTCGCGCTAGCGGTCGCGCTTTCGGTGGCAGTATCGGTGGCGGGTTGATCCAAGCAGTCTCTCAGCTtgacctgagtacccctttccccCAAAATGACACCAGCCTGCAACAGGTCCGGGCGAATGAGAGGCAGCAGATGATGGGGCTCAACAACCAGTTCGCCAGTTTCATCGACAAG GTtgttttcttggaacagagaaATAAGGAACTGGAGATCAAACTGAAACTTATGAAAGAACAGGGAACTTACAAATCCAACATCGACAGCATGTTCCAGGCTTACATTGACAACCTCAAAAGGCAACTGGATACTCTTGGGCAGGAGAAGCTGAAGTTCGAGGCTGATCTTCTGCAAATGCAAGGTCTCGTTGAGGACTTTAAGGGCAA GTATGAAGATGAAATTAACAGGCGCACAGAAATGGAAAATGAGTTTGTCCTGGTCAAGAAG GACGTCGACGACTCTTACATGAACAAGGTAGAACTGGAAGCGAAACTGGAAAGCCTCACCGATGAAATCGACTTCCTCAGATCAATCTTTATAGAG GAAATCAATGAGCTACAAGCACAGATTCAGAACACTTCTGTCTCCGTGCAATTGGCTTGCAGACCCGCTCTGGACGTCAACAGCATCGTGAGTGAAGCCAAAGCGCAGTACCAAGCACTCGCAGCGAGAAGCCGTGAGGAAGCTCTTCAATGGAAAGCGAACAAG ATGCAGGAACTGTCCAATTCATCTGGACAATACGGCGACGACCTCCGTTCGTTGAAATTAGAAATAACTGAGCTGAACAATCGTATCCGGTCACTGACTACTGAAATCGACCGTCTTAAACAGGAG CGTCTCAAACTGGAAGCTGCAATCGGAGAAGCCGAGGAACGCGGAGAGATGTCCCTCAAAGACGCCAAGCTTAGGATTCAAGAGCTGGAAGCTGCCATCGTCAAAGCAAGCCAGGAGTTGGCCATCCAAGTCCGCCAATACCAGGAACTGATGACTGTCAAGCTGGCTCTGGATCTTGAAATTTCCACCTACGGGACTCTACTGCAGGGAGAGGAGCAGAG GATGATAACTGGGGTAAAAACCCTCAACATCCAGCAAGTACAGGGACAGG GTCAATTTCAGCAGTTTAATGACACGAGTAAGGCATTGACTGGATTTGGCCTGGAAACCTCTATGATCGGTCATCAGCAATCTGGCGGCAGTATTGGTATGGGAGGTAACAAAAGCGTGATTGTGAAATCAGTGCAGATGAGCAGCAGTGGATATACAGCTTGA